The genome window AGTCTGAGTACCTCAAATGATGTTGTTTCTCTCGGAATACCAGAGGAAAGGCTCTGCATTATTCAGCCCGGTTTCGATAGGTTTGAGCTTGATCCTGACAGCAGGCCGAAGGAGCCGGTGTGCATTCTTTCTGTGGGCGCCATCTGTCCCAGAAAGGATCAGCTTACTCTTTTGAAGGCATGCGCCGGGTTGGGAAACATGGATTTTCATCTGCTGATACTGGGAGATGAGACAGTTGATCCCGGTTATGCAGAAGCGGTTCGAAGTGAAGCGGAAAGAGACTCGCTCCGTGGAAAGGTTACTTTCATGAGTAACATTTCTCAGAATGATCTGGCTAAACTGTATAATAAGAGTCACGTTCTTGCGAATATGTCACACTGGGAAGGATTCGGGAGCGCAGTCGTTGAAGCCTTGTGGGCCGGTCTGCCTGTTGTGGCTGCAAACGCCGGCGCTGTTCCCGAACTGATAACCCACGGTGTTAACGGGTATCTTATACCTCCCGGGAATGAGAAGGAGTGCGCGAAGTACCTGAGAGAATTGATTGACAGCACAATATTAAGAGAAAAAATGTCCACTGCTGCGCGCAATGCTGCTGAGAAGCTTTTTACATGGGAGGATAACGAACGGGAATTTGTTAAACTTGCAGAAGAAACTGCTGGCTGCAGAATTCGTATGGAGTTGTCTGTGTGAAGAGATTTCTGTTCCTTGCAAGCAGCTTTCCACCCCTTACCAGCGGTGCCACTCCTGTAATCTTGAACGTTTCCAGATATATGCCCGAAGCGGGCTGGGAAATGGTGCCTATAACAGTCAGTAATCCAAGAGGACTGCCATTCGATACTACACTTGAAGACATGCTCCCGGAATATCTCGATGTTACAAGAGTATACCATCCCGATCTCACCCGGATAGCCGGAAAGCTCCGAACCCGCATTTCCGGAACATCTCGCAGAAGCCGTTCGGAAACGGAGCCGACACCTATACAGAAAAAGGCAGACGATAATTCTCTGTTGAAATTCCTTCGGGATTATGTACTCGTTCCGGACAGGCTGATTACCTGGCTTCCTTTTGCCGTACCCGCAGGATTACGTCTTGTGGAGGAGAAGAAGGCTGAAGTAATAGTTTCATTCGGCCCTCATCACTCGATGCATATCATAGGAGAGATTATTGCGCGGATAGCGGGAATTCCGCTGGTTCCATTCTTTGGAGATCTGTGGCTTAACGATTCCAATGTTTCTTGGCCAAACAGACTTAACCGGCGTATCGAAACAATGCTTGAGAGATACATCGTCGAGCACGCGGATGGTATCGCCGCGACAACGAACGGCTCAATTGGATATTTTAAAGATACCTATGGAACCGCCTGCCCTCCGACGCAGGTTATTGAAAACGGGTACGATCCCGAACAGAAACTTCCTGAAAAGGACAATCCTGCCGAACGGGATTTTCTTCTCATAACCTGTACCGGCAACTTTTTCGGCGGGCAGTCACCCTCGAATATTTACAGGGGGCTGCGGCTCTTCCTTGACAGGCATCATGATGCTCAGGTTAAAGTCAGGCTTATAGGTAAACAGGAATCTGAATATTACGATCTTCTGAAGACGATTGAGCTTTCTTCCAACCTTGAATTGATCGATACTGTTCCATTCAGTGATATACCCCGCTGCCAGATGGAATCGGATGTTCTTCTGGCAAGCCTCGGCGATATTCCCGGCGCAGAACTCAAGAACTCATCCAAACTTGCTGAATACCTCAGAACCGGCAAACCGATACTCGCGATCGCGCCTGAAGGTGACATGACGAACTACGTGCGGACTCTGGAAGCGGGTTACATCGCGAAACCCACGCCTGAAGGATTCGCGGAAACTCTGGATGAGGTTTTCAATAACTGGAAAAAAGGCGATCTTCACGGATTACGCAAACACGAAGCTATGGAGGAGATATTCAACGCCAGAAACATCATGAAGCGATTCGGTGCATTTCTGGATAGAATAGTCTCCGGAGATCAGGGAATGGAAATATGAACATTACATATCTGCTTGATTTTCTGCCTACGTATGTTGCAAGGGAGATAGCAGCTCTCGCTGAAAAGGATTGTACAATAAGCATCCATCTGCCTCCCAGCTCTCCTGACTCCAATCTCTGGGACAAAGTCCTGCCGGAGGATGGAATAACGCACAGGAATATTCTCATTTCGAGGGATCTGCCGCTGCACTGGTGCAGGCTTCCGCTCCTGCCGCTTGCAAAGGAATCAATACCAAGGGTTTTTCCGCTTTTTCTGAGGATGCCGATAAGGTTCACGCACTATGCTTGTAAAGCCATTCTATCCGGTACATTCAGATACTTTCTCGCGGGGGCGGCATATGCCCGGAATGCGTTTGGTGATTATAAACCGGACCTGCTTCATGCTCACTTCGCGAAGGACGCAGCACATATAGCGATGTGGGCGGGAGCATTTCTGGATATCCCTTTTTCCATTACAACCCACGCTCATGACATTTATGTGCCTGAGAGCCATGAAAGACTTGCTGAACTTCTGAAGAACGCGCAGACAGTATTCACCATTTCACATTTCAACAGAGTATTCCTCATGAATCGTTTTGGAGATTTTGCGGATGCTAATCTAAAAGTTACCCATCTTGGTCTTGAGCCGAAGTCCCTTCCTCCTCGAGGAGAATCCAGTTCAGAAATACCGACTGTTATGTGCGTCGCAAGTGGACTCGTACCCAAGAAAGGTGTGGAAGTGCTTCTTCAAGCCTGCAGAACACTCCAAATGAGAAACATCAGTTTCAAGTGTGTTGTTGCCGGAACCGACCAATCGGGAGACAGGCTGGAGTATTTCAGGAAAGCTGTCAGTGAATACAAACTTGATGGAGTCGTGGAATTCAAGGGTCTGATACCGTCAAATGAAGTACTGAAAGCGGTTTCAACCTCTA of Candidatus Aegiribacteria sp. contains these proteins:
- a CDS encoding glycosyltransferase family 4 protein yields the protein MRISFVMLGLKDYSSGGYYFNFRMAEALRQAGHEVDVVHFTTIPEKIRGLRIRTSFHLLRRVLKYKPDLIVISKSYSFMVPLRLLISVRKYPVLYMVHHLVWHDRSGDVSSARKSIVRWFLSCGEKIWVNSLSTSNDVVSLGIPEERLCIIQPGFDRFELDPDSRPKEPVCILSVGAICPRKDQLTLLKACAGLGNMDFHLLILGDETVDPGYAEAVRSEAERDSLRGKVTFMSNISQNDLAKLYNKSHVLANMSHWEGFGSAVVEALWAGLPVVAANAGAVPELITHGVNGYLIPPGNEKECAKYLRELIDSTILREKMSTAARNAAEKLFTWEDNEREFVKLAEETAGCRIRMELSV
- a CDS encoding glycosyltransferase, with protein sequence MKRFLFLASSFPPLTSGATPVILNVSRYMPEAGWEMVPITVSNPRGLPFDTTLEDMLPEYLDVTRVYHPDLTRIAGKLRTRISGTSRRSRSETEPTPIQKKADDNSLLKFLRDYVLVPDRLITWLPFAVPAGLRLVEEKKAEVIVSFGPHHSMHIIGEIIARIAGIPLVPFFGDLWLNDSNVSWPNRLNRRIETMLERYIVEHADGIAATTNGSIGYFKDTYGTACPPTQVIENGYDPEQKLPEKDNPAERDFLLITCTGNFFGGQSPSNIYRGLRLFLDRHHDAQVKVRLIGKQESEYYDLLKTIELSSNLELIDTVPFSDIPRCQMESDVLLASLGDIPGAELKNSSKLAEYLRTGKPILAIAPEGDMTNYVRTLEAGYIAKPTPEGFAETLDEVFNNWKKGDLHGLRKHEAMEEIFNARNIMKRFGAFLDRIVSGDQGMEI
- a CDS encoding glycosyltransferase, translating into MNITYLLDFLPTYVAREIAALAEKDCTISIHLPPSSPDSNLWDKVLPEDGITHRNILISRDLPLHWCRLPLLPLAKESIPRVFPLFLRMPIRFTHYACKAILSGTFRYFLAGAAYARNAFGDYKPDLLHAHFAKDAAHIAMWAGAFLDIPFSITTHAHDIYVPESHERLAELLKNAQTVFTISHFNRVFLMNRFGDFADANLKVTHLGLEPKSLPPRGESSSEIPTVMCVASGLVPKKGVEVLLQACRTLQMRNISFKCVVAGTDQSGDRLEYFRKAVSEYKLDGVVEFKGLIPSNEVLKAVSTSTLFVLPSVEAPNGDMDGIPVALMEAMGIGVPAISTRLTGIPELIEDGVNGLLTTPGDHEELADAIEKLLADPGLANALASRGREKVLKDFSVDRYTDDLIEAWTDLLT